CACATGTTCGAACAGTCGGGGAAGTTGTTGGTCCCGAACTCACGAGCGAAAAGCTGGTAGAGGAAGGCCGCCTCGTTCGAGGCACGGCCCGAGCAATAGAACTCCGCCTGGTCGGGATGGTCGAGCGCCTGCAAGGCAGCCCCTGCCCGCATGAAGGCCTCATCCCAACCGATCGGGACGAAGTGATCGGTTTCAGGATCATAGCGAAGCGGCTCCGTCAGGCGGCCTGCGTCCTCAAGCTGATGGTCGCTCCACTCCCAAAGCTCGCTGGCGGAATGGAGCGCGAAGAACTCCGGGTCTACGCGTTTGACGGTCGCTTCCCAGGTTACCGCCTTGGCGCCGTTTTCGCAGAACTCGAAGGAGGATGTATGCTTAGGATCGGGCCAGGCGCATCCCGGACAGTCGAACCCGTCAGGCTGGTTCATCTGGAGCAAAGCCCGCGTATCCGGGCTTGCCTTCATCTGTTCGCGAACCGTCCGGGCAACGGCCGCCAGAGCCCCCCAGCCCCCTGCCGGTCCCTTGTAGTCACTGATGCCCTTCAGGGAACCGCGTTCGTTCTGGGTGTCGGTCATCGGCAAGTTTCCCCGGAGCCATTTTTGGACATCGCCTCGGTAATGTCATCTTACTTACGAAACGCATTTTCCAGCGAATTCGACCGAGCGTGGTCATCAACAACCGCATCAGGGCAATGCATAAGCGATGACCTCGTCGCCGATCGGCGTCTCCATGAAGTGATGACCGCCCGGAGCGATCACCAGGTATTGCTTGCCGTTCATCATGTAAGTCATCGGCGTGGCCTGGCCGCCGGCAGGCAGCACGTCCTTCCATAGGACCTTGCCGGTCCTCAGGTCGATTGCGCGGATCAGGTTGTCCGTCGCGGCCGCAATGAAGATCACTCCGCCCGCCGTTACGACAGCGCCGCCGTTGTTCGGCGTCCCGATCGTCAATGGAAGCATCGAAGGGATGCCGAAAGGCCCGTTGGTGCGTGCTTCACCCAGAGGACGATCCCAGATCGTACGCCCGGTCGCCATGTCGATGGCGCGGATACCGCCATAGGGAGGCTGCTTGCAGAGCATGCCGGTGAGCGGCAGGCGCCAGCCGGCATTGACGTCAATCGCGTAAGGCGTGTGGGCTTGCGGATCGCCCGCGCCTTCGGCACCGCCGATCTCGCCTCGTGCCTGATCGCGCGGCGCCCAGCCCTTCCTGTTCGCCTCCGCGCGAGGAACGAGGCGCACGTAATTGGGCATGTCGTTGTAATTGGCGATGATCACACCCCGGCGCGGATCAACCGCAATGCCGCCCCAGTCGGTACCCCCGTTATAGCCGGGATACTCGATCGAGCGGCGATCGCTTTCCGGCGGGGTGAAGAAGCCCTTGTAGCTCGCTTTGCGGAACTGGATACGGCAGATCATCTGGTCGATCGGCGACATGCCCCACATGTCCCGCTCGGTCAGATCCGGCTTGCGCAAGGTATGCCACAGGGACACCCGCTGGACCGGTGCCCGCTGCGCCGGCTCGACCCCACCTCCCGGCGCCTTGATGGTGCCGACAGGTGTCAGCGGCTGGCCGGTGCGCCGGTCCAGCACGTAGATATCGCCCTGCTTCGATGGCAACACCAGCGCCGGCGTTCCCTTGAAGTCCACCAGCGTCGCCTGTGCGCCGAAGTCGTAGTCCCAGACGTCATCCCTTACCGCCTGGAATTTCCACCTGGGCTTGCCGGTTGCCACGTCGAGCGCGACCAGTGAAGTGGCAAAGTCCCTTTCCGGCGGACGACGCAAACTGGAGTAATAGTCGGCCGCCGCGTTGCCCATCGGCAGGTAGACGAGACCGAGTTGCTCGTCGCCGCTGGCGATAGTCCACATGTTCGGCGTGCCTCGGGCCCAGGTCTGTCCTTGCGGGGGGTAACCGTTCCAGTCCGGGTGCATCATGTCCCAGGCCCAGCGCAGCTTGCCGGTGATCGCGTCGAAGCCTCGGATCACACCGGAAGGTGCCCAGCGATCCTGCCCGTCCAACACCTGATGGCCGGTTACGACGACACCGCGAACGATGGTCGGCGGAGAGTTGATGGAAACATACCCCGGAGGAGTGTCGCCCATCCCGATCTTGGTATCCACCTCCCCGTTCGTGCCGAAGCCCGTACAGCGCGCGCCCGTACGCGCATCAAGCGCAAAGAGGCGGGCATCGAGCGTTCCGTAGATGATCCGCCGGGCGCAGGGCTGATCGGCCGGCGCATTCGGAACCGCAAAGTAGCTGACGCCGCGGCAGGCCGCCGTGTAGGGAATGGCATCGTCCGCAACCTTGGGGTCGAACTTCCAACGCTGCCTGCCCGTGGCTGGATCCAGCGCGAGAACCATGTTCTTAGGCGTGCAGACATAGAGCATGTCGCCGACCTTCAGCGGCGTATTCTCGCCGCCGTAAGTCTTGGCGATCTTTGCGGACGACGGTGTATCGCCGGTATGGATGAGCCAGGCTCGCTTGAGTTTGCCGACATTGGCTGCCGTGATCTGGCCCAGCGGAGAGAAGCGGCGAGCCGCCTCGCTGCCGCCATAGGCAGGCCAATCGTCTCCCGCGGAGGCCAGCGAAGGATCGCTCATCTCGAAACGCAGATCTGGCAGAGCCGATTGAGGGCCACGATCGGCCATGCGGGCGAAGATCGTCGCGGTCACCCCGGCCAGGGCTATGCCGGCAACGGCTGCGCCAAGGCCGAATTTCCAGCGTGCCGGATGAACCGAAAGCGTTGGCATGACCAGGAAGCAAGCCACCAGCAGGACAAGCGGTGCGACCACCCGAGGCACCAGCGCCCAGTTGTTTGTGCCAACTTCGCCCAGGGCCCAGATAACCGTCAACACGAAGATTATGCAGTAAAGCCAGCCGCCGAGGATGTTCCTGCGCAGAAGCAGCGCTCCCGAACCGAGCAGGCCGATCCCGGCAAGAATATAGTAGGCCGAGCCGCCCAGCCCTGCGAGCCAGACCCCGCCTATCGTCAGTATCGCTCCGATCGCTGCAATGATGCTGCCCAGGACGATTGGCGCCGGCGATGGCCGGTGCTGCGCATTTCGAGACAGCATCATTCACACTCCGGAAACATTTTACGGCTGCGATCATGGAATGACAGGAGAGGCGTAATGTTCCAGAAAACTTCGTGTAGTCCTGACGCTATCGCTGATTTGCGACGTCAGCGGCGCTGACGCCGGCCAGCCACAGACGCGCTCAGGAAAAGCGGCTGGCAGGAAAAGCGGCTGGAAGTATCGGCTAGAATGGAATCTCGTTCGCTTCGTAGTCGAGCAGTTTGCCGCTATCGGGCACTTTCAGCTCTTCGATGACGTCAAGCAATTGCAGAGCGGCACGCTCTGGGTCGAACAGCCGCCCGGGCGGCACATTGCCCTGGAATGGCCGGGACAGAGCAGTGTCTACGGTGCCGGGATGCAAGGCAACAACGATCGCGCCGGGATTGCGGCGACGTTCCTCGATGGCAAGATTGCGCACCAGCATGTTGAGCGCCGCCTTCGACGCGCGATAGCCATGCCATCCGCCAAGACGATTGTCCCCTATCGAACCGACCCGCGCCGAAAGTGCCGCAAATACCCCTCGTCCGCCTTTCGGCATGAGCGGCAGGAAGTGTTTCGCGATAAGCGCGGGACCGATGGCGTTCACGGCATGGATTTCTGCAAGCCATGCAGGATCGAGATCCGCCAACGCCTTTTCCGGGGCGAGACCCTCCCTGTGCAGCAAGCCAGTCGCTACGATTATCAAGGTCGGCGCTGGCCCCTTGGCAATGTGTCCGGCCGCTTCCGCAATGCTTGCCTCGTCAAGAAGATCGAGGTGCTGCGATCCTCCACGGGACCGAGCGAAGCCGTGAACGACCCTGAAAGCCCCCTCCTCGATCAGCGCAGCTTCGAAAGCGGCACCGATGCCGCCCGATGCCCCGACGACGACGGCGGACGCTTCGCCTCTTCCGGTCATGACCGGATGAAGCGCCAATTGTCGGCGTCACTTTCGTCCGGGGCGAACCGATATCCGTCGCTGTCAAACCCGCGCATCGCATCTGCATCGACGATGTGATGCTCGCACATCCACCGCGCCATCATGCCGCGGGCCTTTTTCGCATTGAAGCTCACGAAACGGGGGCCGTCCGGGCCTGGCTCGCGGAAGTCGACGTGAATGACGCGCAAGCCCTTCAGCTTGTTCTCGACGGCGGCAAAATACTCCTGGCTGGCCAGATTGAGCACTACGCCAGACCCCTCGTCCGCGACCTGCTGGCGCAACAGCGCTGCGATGCGGTCACCCCACCAGTCGGTCAACTTCTTGTGCCGGGGCGCCCAGCGCGTACCCATTTCCAGGCGATAGGGACGGATCGCATCCAATGGCCGGAGAAGCCCGTAAAGGCCGGACAGAATTCGCACATGGTCCTGTGCAAAGTCCACACCCGGCTCGTCCAGCGTGTCCACCTCGAACCCCGTGTAGACATCGCCGGCAAAGGCATAAAGCGCCTGTCGCTCGGGCAGTTCGGCAAAGTCGCGGAACCGGTCCGCATTGAGCTTTGCGAGGCGCGGCGAGATCCGCATCAGCTCCGCCAAACGCTTCTGCGAGAGGTTGGCCGCCGATTTGGCGAGATTATGCGCTTCCTCGGTGAAATGCGGCGTCGTGGCGGCAATCGCGGGCAACGTCCGTTCGAAGTCGAGGGTCTTGGCGGGAGAAAGCAGAACGATCATGTCTCACGCGGTAGCTAGGCCCGGATGATGCGTCAAACCTCGACGTTCATTCTTTCCGCGTCGGCCGGAGATCGGCCGAAGGCGCAAGTCTGCGCATCATCCGTTTGCGGGAATGTCCAGTTACATAGGGGCTTGCGGTCCCGTCCAATCTGGCGCAGCGCCGCCGCAAGAGCTTTGAATGGAATTCACGATATGAAATTGGGCATGGGACCGGCCATCTCCGGGTTGGCCATTGCGCTCGCCGCATTCCTGGGTTGCGGACAGGGCTCCCTTGACGCAAGGGCCGAGACCATCGCCTCTCCTCAGGAGCGCGCCCGCATGAAGGAGGCCCTGGCAAACGATCCGGGCGTCCCAATCCTGGCTCCGCAAGGTTACGATGTCACCGTGGTCGTCTTCTCGGACTACCAGTGCCCATACTGCCGCAAGTTTCACGCAGACCTGAACCGGCTCCTCGCCTCAGACCGAAAGCTGCGTGTCGTCTACAGGGACTGGCCAATCTTCGGAGGCCTATCGCGCGAGGCCGCTCGCGTTGCCATGGCAACGCGCTATCAGGGCAAGCACGCTGCCTTCAATGACGCCCTGATGGCTGGCCCGGTCAAGCTCGATGCAACAACCATTCGCCAGGCAGCGGCGCGCGCCGGTGTCGACTGGCCCCGGTTGCAGACCGACCTCAAGCTCCACGGCAATGACATCGATGCGGCCTTACAGAGGACCGGACGGCTGGCGGAGACCCTTGGTCTCTCAGGAACGCCTTCGCTGGTTATAGGCGACTACCTCATTCCCGGCGCCATCGATTTCGCGACTTTGCAAAGGGTCGTGCAGAAATCGCGAAGCGGGAAGCCGTGAAATGCGTAAATCAGAACATCGCGCGCACGCCGAATACCGCTGAAACACCGGAAACATCCTCACCAGCAGCCCGTGCGAGGTCTGCCGTTCCGCCGAGTTTACGCTCCCAGTTGACGCCAACGTAAGGCGCTAGCGAGCGGTTGCGTTCGTAGCGAAGCCGAGCACCCAGTTCGAGACGCTCGAAGCCTGCGCCAACACTCAGGGCGGGCACGTCCTGAAACGCGAAATCTATCTCGGCTTCAGGCTCGACGACCAGTGACTGCGTGATGCGCTGGGTGTAACCCGCCTTGCCGCGTGCATGAATGTCGCCCTTGTTCGAGACGAGCAACTGACCTTGCAACTCGAACCAGTAAGGCGCCAGTCCTTCGATGCCAACCAGCGCGTAGGTTCGCTGCGGATCGGGTCGGAAGTCCTGCCGCGTACCGAGTTGCAGGTTGAACCAAGGGTCCAGCGCGTGGCGCCAGTAGGCGTTAAGCTCAATTCGCTCGGCACGCTGACCGAATGTGCCCTCACCCTCGCTGGCCAGCACGATCCGGTCTATATCACCGCCGTACCACGCCTGCCCTTCCCAGCCGAAACCGTCGCCGCCCTTGCCGGTGCGGAATTCCAGTTGATCAACCTGAAGGGCGAAGGTGTTGAACCTCATCTCCTTCACCATTGCCGCGCGCGAGGCGGCCATGCGGTCAGGCGCGAAGAAGCGGTCGGCGGGAAAATCGGTCGGCACCGGGGGGGGCGGAGCATCGCCCGGCTCATCGGAGACGGTGCTTGCGGGCATGACGTGGGCGGAGTGATCCATGCCTTTCATGTCCGCTTCGCTCATGTTCATGCCGGACATGTCCATCTGCGAATGGTTCATGCTGGCATGGTCCATCCCGGCATGTTCATCGGCCCGTGAGGATGCAGCCTCACTCTCCTGCGCGTGTGCTGCAAGCGGAAAACCGGCCAGCAGGAGCGAGGTAAGGATCGGGAAGAGTCTTGCCATCAGGCTTCTCCCTCCCGGCGCACCGTCACCACGCGCATCATC
The DNA window shown above is from Novosphingobium sp. RL4 and carries:
- a CDS encoding membrane-bound PQQ-dependent dehydrogenase, glucose/quinate/shikimate family, which gives rise to MLSRNAQHRPSPAPIVLGSIIAAIGAILTIGGVWLAGLGGSAYYILAGIGLLGSGALLLRRNILGGWLYCIIFVLTVIWALGEVGTNNWALVPRVVAPLVLLVACFLVMPTLSVHPARWKFGLGAAVAGIALAGVTATIFARMADRGPQSALPDLRFEMSDPSLASAGDDWPAYGGSEAARRFSPLGQITAANVGKLKRAWLIHTGDTPSSAKIAKTYGGENTPLKVGDMLYVCTPKNMVLALDPATGRQRWKFDPKVADDAIPYTAACRGVSYFAVPNAPADQPCARRIIYGTLDARLFALDARTGARCTGFGTNGEVDTKIGMGDTPPGYVSINSPPTIVRGVVVTGHQVLDGQDRWAPSGVIRGFDAITGKLRWAWDMMHPDWNGYPPQGQTWARGTPNMWTIASGDEQLGLVYLPMGNAAADYYSSLRRPPERDFATSLVALDVATGKPRWKFQAVRDDVWDYDFGAQATLVDFKGTPALVLPSKQGDIYVLDRRTGQPLTPVGTIKAPGGGVEPAQRAPVQRVSLWHTLRKPDLTERDMWGMSPIDQMICRIQFRKASYKGFFTPPESDRRSIEYPGYNGGTDWGGIAVDPRRGVIIANYNDMPNYVRLVPRAEANRKGWAPRDQARGEIGGAEGAGDPQAHTPYAIDVNAGWRLPLTGMLCKQPPYGGIRAIDMATGRTIWDRPLGEARTNGPFGIPSMLPLTIGTPNNGGAVVTAGGVIFIAAATDNLIRAIDLRTGKVLWKDVLPAGGQATPMTYMMNGKQYLVIAPGGHHFMETPIGDEVIAYALP
- a CDS encoding SDR family NAD(P)-dependent oxidoreductase — protein: MTGRGEASAVVVGASGGIGAAFEAALIEEGAFRVVHGFARSRGGSQHLDLLDEASIAEAAGHIAKGPAPTLIIVATGLLHREGLAPEKALADLDPAWLAEIHAVNAIGPALIAKHFLPLMPKGGRGVFAALSARVGSIGDNRLGGWHGYRASKAALNMLVRNLAIEERRRNPGAIVVALHPGTVDTALSRPFQGNVPPGRLFDPERAALQLLDVIEELKVPDSGKLLDYEANEIPF
- the yaaA gene encoding peroxide stress protein YaaA, whose translation is MIVLLSPAKTLDFERTLPAIAATTPHFTEEAHNLAKSAANLSQKRLAELMRISPRLAKLNADRFRDFAELPERQALYAFAGDVYTGFEVDTLDEPGVDFAQDHVRILSGLYGLLRPLDAIRPYRLEMGTRWAPRHKKLTDWWGDRIAALLRQQVADEGSGVVLNLASQEYFAAVENKLKGLRVIHVDFREPGPDGPRFVSFNAKKARGMMARWMCEHHIVDADAMRGFDSDGYRFAPDESDADNWRFIRS
- a CDS encoding DsbA family protein → MKEALANDPGVPILAPQGYDVTVVVFSDYQCPYCRKFHADLNRLLASDRKLRVVYRDWPIFGGLSREAARVAMATRYQGKHAAFNDALMAGPVKLDATTIRQAAARAGVDWPRLQTDLKLHGNDIDAALQRTGRLAETLGLSGTPSLVIGDYLIPGAIDFATLQRVVQKSRSGKP
- a CDS encoding copper resistance protein B, producing MARLFPILTSLLLAGFPLAAHAQESEAASSRADEHAGMDHASMNHSQMDMSGMNMSEADMKGMDHSAHVMPASTVSDEPGDAPPPPVPTDFPADRFFAPDRMAASRAAMVKEMRFNTFALQVDQLEFRTGKGGDGFGWEGQAWYGGDIDRIVLASEGEGTFGQRAERIELNAYWRHALDPWFNLQLGTRQDFRPDPQRTYALVGIEGLAPYWFELQGQLLVSNKGDIHARGKAGYTQRITQSLVVEPEAEIDFAFQDVPALSVGAGFERLELGARLRYERNRSLAPYVGVNWERKLGGTADLARAAGEDVSGVSAVFGVRAMF